The Humulus lupulus chromosome 7, drHumLupu1.1, whole genome shotgun sequence region CTATTTTAAGtttgttttttttaagaaactGAAGTAATAGCTTATTTTTATGTTCTACcattcccaaaagcgaagtaaaaacccattAAAAGACTTTTACTTTAGTTTTTTTATATTGTATGTATAAAAgacgaagtaaaagcctatatttttAGTAGTGAActaattattttgtatattttaaaTAAGCATCAATAGATGTGTTGACTTTTTTAGCTAGTTTACATCTTGTGCATTTGAGTACAAATGCAAAAAGTTGGCCAAATATAACATTTCTACATATTTTGGGCGAAATATAGCACAAAATATACACCATATTTTTTAAGAGTTTTTTTCTTAGCAGCATGTTTTCTTATGCTTATAAGAGCACTCATATTGGGTGAGTTATATtaccaaaatatgtaaaaaaTAGCTAAAACTAACAAAAATGTGTATACATTGGATGAtgtattttacaaatatttttacataaaGCTACAGTACCAAGCTATATTTAATGTATACTATTCATCCTTTAAcccaatattataatattaaaatatattaggatattattgatagttataaaaaatatttgaaatgaataaaaaatgtttgaaaatataatatttaaatgatatagagaaaaaaatagagaatctgatgtatggtaaaatgtaaaacttagagataaaatagaaaaatgtgtgtttttgggAGATATTTTAAAGGTTGAAGTAGAGCACCGGATGAGAGTGCTCTAAGGTTGTTTTTTTATGCTAATAAGGTGCCACATTTACTGGCTCCTTTTAGTTTAAATTCCAATTGTACTGAATCGAATCTGCTACTATATTAGCAATTCAAGTTGCCAAATCCTATGTAATTGTTTTCTTCACTAAACaagttttctctaaaaaaaataaaaaaaaaataaaattctatATATTATGCGTATACTTAATTGATCATGTGTATTTTAAAAAACATACAAAATACTCATCCAAATTTACATATATAATGTTATTCTGAACAAAAATAGTCAATTCATGCAAACACAAATATCAACATATATACTTGATTTAGATTAATAATGCATATAACTAaaccaaaataaatattatatgcATAAAATAAAATTGAGCCAAATCATTAAAAACGCCTAAATTGACGAAAGATGGTCAAACtttttttcataaattttttctgatatattttaatttttttcttaaagctATCAAACGACATGTCGTGCTTTGAGCTGAAGGTTGTCTCACTGCAACTATTAACGACATGTCGTTttaagcttttaatcccaaaacaaTCAGAAACTGACAATTTCAACGGTTTCTAATATCACTTTGCATCAAAAACACAGCTTAGAGCTTAAAATCAAACTTCAAAAAATATGAACTTGCGGCCAAATTACAGAGAAAACAGAGTTTTAACACATAAAAATTCTACAAGGAACGTTTTTTTTGCTTCTTCTTTCAATATCTGAAAAAGATCATATATATATCATGAAAAATACACAACAGGCTTGAACTCACATAAACCGATCTGAAGAACACCATTGCCATATACCAGAAAGATTGTAGCTAGAAACAGGAAGGTAACGTAACTCCATGGCAGACAAAACCCATTACGACATAAACAATCACTGGCAAAAGGACTACAAGAGCCACCGTCAGCTTCACATTTCTCCACCATTCTCTGTTTCTGAAACGACGAGCTTGTTTTCTGAATCTGAACGCGTTTCCATGTATATTAGCGGTTTTATCAACTAGCAACGCTAATCGATCGCCTCTTTCTAATACCTTGTCAATATTCTCTATCATCACATTTCGAACCTCACCCATTTCGCCTTTCAGCCGATTTATCCTATCCGCATTTGGATCGCCGGAGTAGTACTCTATCTGCTGACTCAAAACCCTCGAAAACTCATCGTTCATGGCGTAGGCCTGGGCTGAATGAACTGCGCGGCCGTAAGTCCTCACAAATCGCTGGTGAATATCCTCCAGAAACGCAAAGGGTATTCTCCGGCCGGCGCCTTCGTCGGCCGTGCAGAGGACGGTGAGGCCGTCGGTTCGCCTGATGTGGAATATGTATCGATCTTGGGAATAAGAGGCGTTGGAGTCGTTATCACCGGCGGGGATTTTCTCAAGGATTTGCCTGGCGATGGTGCTGGCGTTGGTCGATGTGGCGCTGAACTCCGCCAGCACCACCGAACCCCTCGCCACCAACGCGAATAGTATCGCCATGTTCAatcttttttctctttcttgtggactttttctttttctaagcttagaatttgAAAGAAAGTTGCCCAAGGAACGTTTGAAAAGTAGTTTCCTATTATTATGGCTCTAAAATTAACACCACACAACACAGCAAACTTAATTATATATCTCCTCTAATAAGCATGACCGCCTTTAGAAAGCACTTTTTTATTCTCGTTAGTTATTCTTAGCATTCTAGTAGTGAAGAACGCCATTGATAGCTGCTGGAGAGGGCTACCTGCGCAGTTGGTTTTGTTGGAAAGATGAGCACTGGCAACGCCGGAAGAGGTCTCAAGATGTACGTAGTCACAAACCCGAGAAGGCTTCTATGACTAGAGAATTGCTAACGGGTACCACGGGTGCGCAACACCACAAGTTGGGGTGGtatattgttattgttattggtACAATTCAATATCGAATcctacttatttgaatttaataagaatTATGGGATATCGCTAATCAATCATGAGACGACACATGTGGTGTTGGACACCGTACCGTGTCCTTTGTCTATCATTGGATGCACTTATATGAAGATTACTTATCTTTAATTAACTTGTTATAATGTGATTTCTTTTCACATGTAGTTGGttgaaaatgacaaaaaaaaacttGATGCAACTCGTGAAATGGTgaagaaacaaaagaaagaagaataatGTGAGGTGGTCTCAACAAATGGATATTGTGTTAATTGGTAAAGAATAGATGGAACTTTTAGGACAACTCCCTACAATAATAATGTTTTGAAAATTTGTAGGGATGAACTCAATTACCCTTTTGACAAAAAGTTCAAAGCTAATTTTAGTATATGTCATGATCTTTTCAAAGACTAAGGGAATTTATTTTGGAGTCAAAATACCAAGTTATTGAAGCAGAGCTACAGGTACAGACAGTTCTTATAGAGCTACTACTAATTTTGGAATCAAAATTTAATTATGGTGTATTTATGTTTACAGTGCAAAGAATTGGAGGCATATAGAAATTCATCATCGTCACAAATGAATTGAATGAAATTAAAGGCGAATGTTCTGAATCATTATCTTTACAATACAACTTTTAAGTTACTAACTTTGCAAAAAGTGTGAGCTTTCTCTGTCATTTTAAGGGAATATCGATATGAATTATTATTAAAGCTAAAGTTTCTAAATGGATTAAATTTAAGTTAGGACTCTTTCGAGCAGGATGAAAATTTCCCATCCCCATGAGGCCTGTGGGGAATTGCCCCTAATAGGGTGGGGATTCCCCGCTTAAACGAGTAATAGAGTGGGGACGGGGGTCATTTTCAGACTCTGAATGTTAAAGAAGGTGTGGATTGATAGCACTCCTTGCCCCGATAGGCCccattcaattttttatttattttacatgcttctttatgtgattttgtagcatattgataaatttttatagtttttttaattttatttttgatatatttaataatttgagtgattaatataatataatatatattaattttaagtgATCtacttttgtttttttgtttttaataaatGGGTACTTATTGGGATTCCCCACCCCACTCGAGGTCCATCACATAATGTCTGGGGAGATGAGGATTAAAATTGTGAACAGGGATGGGGCGGAGGGAGTACTCCCACCAATTATTCGTCCCGTTTCCATTCCTAATTCCAAGTGGTATTATCTTTTTTGAGGGTGCTAACTTGGTTGAATTATTGaaatgaacttttttttttagaatttgatAGATATCTACATGATTTGCCTAAAAATATGTCCTTACTTTGTGATATTTATAGTtgaaatatatgaatttgatgatttttGAACAACTTTAACCTTAAGTGTTGACTatgtatatttaaaaattaataaaaaaaatagttgaatacatttaatataaattgcCAACTACTTCTTCTAGCTttataattaattgaatatttaataattgtgataagaaatataatttttaaataataagtaatgtataaaaattaagataaatataaaaaaataacatataaatACTAATAtaaatgtcaaaaaaaaaaaaaagaaagaaaataacatttcCTTcccctttatttttttctttcctgtCTAATAACCGTAACACGGGTCCTAACCCTCTCACAGCCGCCTCACACATCCCCGACCGCCGACCGTCCCTCTCTCAATCTCAGTCTCTTAGCCGCCTCACCCTCACACTCCGACGCCCGGAACCCTACCCTCCCTCTCTCAGGGCAGCGGCCTCTCGGACTGCAGGTATGCTCTATCGCATTCGCAGGTTACAGAAAGCTGCTTATCACAGTaggtatatatataattattgagTAGATAACATTATGACTCGAGAGTAGCTTATCAATGTGAATTCTAGGGATTATTTCTTTCCTATATGTTTTATGGAGATTTTAGACTAGAAAGTTCATTTTCTTTAATCAGTAGGTGAAATTGTGAAAGTGAACTAGTTATTTCTGCTTAAATGTTGAGACTTTTGTGGACTACAAGTTGAGTTTAGAGCTACCATACTTTCTTATTTGAATTGCTACTTTTTTTGGGGGTATTGACTTTTCCTGTCATCTACTTCATGTTCATATTGGGTTTTACAAAAAAGAACAAAGCAAAAGAACTGTTGATGTTGCGTTTTAGAAGTTGGTACTCAGTTGGGTTTTTGCCTACGTACAGAAATGGCTGAGACTATTTTTTGAGTTTCATTAAGAGCATTTCTAATGTCCCAtgaatatatttgtatatataaaatAGAAATTTGCTCCAATGATGTGAATTTGATCAGACATTCTTGTCGTGAGTTGATAGCTAACGCGAAAACATAATTTAGTACCAAGTTTAGACAAAACATCTAAATTTGTTGGTGATTTTAAATTGAGATATTTTACTACTAATTACTTTGGCCTATGAATATATGTTGAGATTTGGCTTTTCATTGTGACCGAGCTCAGTGCCGTTTACTGGTTTTGAGTGCTTTggtgaagaaagaaagaaagagaatgcAAGAAGAAGACGTAGACATGGTCACACCAGGTGAAGTTCTGGGTAAAGCGTCTGACTTCAAGGCAGGGAGAGGTGCTTATGTGTCTCCTCACAATCACACCATCTACGCTTCACTCACTGGACTCCGCCTCATTCAGTATCCTCCTTCCGATGCACCTGACCAGGTCCTGTCTTTCACATTCATTCTTTTATGGTTTTCTCGGGTTTTAGCCTATGAATATATATAGAGGTTCGGCTTTCATTGTGGACAGAATATTATctgaaattttgttttttttttgtttttaaaaatactctTCCCTTTGGATTATGAGTGATGAATTgctcaaaatttaattttagacATATTTGACTCTTGAAATTGTTTTGAATGAATGAGTTAGCTAGTTGAGGTGAATTTGGTCGTTAATTCAATGCTCTAACCACTACTAAAGATGAAAAGTAGTACTTTTTTTATAGTATGTTTTGTTTATGCTTTTGATTTCAATAAACATAAACTATGATTTTCTTTTTTTCATCTTGATGATAATGTTGGTGTTAGAAGTTGTGGCAATGATGTTGAGTTTGTTGATCATTTATTATTCTACAGAGACCTACTATAGAAGTAACTGGTCACAAGGCCCATGGGGTTGTTCCAGAGCCTGGATCTATTGTAATTGGTCGAGTAAGTGGCTCATTTTACTTAGAAATGTACTCGTGTTCATGTATTGTCTCTCTCAAAAGGGACTAGCCTCTCTAGTCATATATGTTTCTTTATGTCTTTTGTTTTTTCATTTATGAGAAAAGTCCTTACTTGTAGTTACTTTGTTATCCTACAAAATATTTTTAGAAATACACCGAAGCTTTTGAATGCCTTGAATTTTGTTTATAATCTTATATTGTTTTGTATTTTGATAGGTTACTAGAGTGATGGCCAGAATGGCTTCTCTTGACATTATGTGTGTTGGCACAAAGTCTGTGCCAGAGAAATTTTCTGGTATAATCAGGTAATGgacaattttcatttttttttggtAGTGTATGttgcatctctctctctctcttgtacaTGGTTAGCTTTTAGTTTCTGCAATGAATGTAGATATTACTACaggtttgaattattttaaattcTCTGTTAGCCTCTGATCAAAGTGCCGTCTCAGAGGTTTCTTTTAGTAGCTGCATCTAGAGAATGacaaaatcaactattttcttaACAGGCAACAGGATGTTAGAGCAACAGAGATTGATAAAGTGGATATGCACGCATCATATCGTGTCGGTGACATTGTCAGAGCTATTGTGGTATCCTTTATGTTTGAAGTAAATATATGATAATATCAGTACTAGTTGAAAAGAGATAATGATATTCCAATTTGTTTTTTAGGTTGtgccttaaataaataaaaattcggTTTCCCTTTAGAAATTGATGACTATCATGTTCGAAATATGACTTCGCTGAGGAGAAGTCTAACCAATGAGACAGCAAAATTGAGTTTAGCTTTGGTGGGATTTTAGGGACTCGTAATATTGCTTCACTTTTTTCTGTTTGTAGTGCTCCTCAGTTCTTGAGGATACCTTATCTTCTACTTATGTTCTCTGTTGTATTAAATTTTGATAATGAAATTCTTTGGTAACCAAATGGTTTTCCTTGATGCTTTCAATAAGCTCTCTCTTGGTGATGCAAGGGCATATCATCTGTCCACTGCAAAAAATGAGTTGGGTGTTGTATCTGCAGACAGTGCAGCAGGTAAGCATGGAGGAAAATTCTGACCATTATGATATTTGTATTAAAATTCACTTTCCTATGATAAATTTTTATGCTCTCTCCACTGATGATGTGTTTTCGTTGCTCTTATTAGGTGCAACCATGGTTCCAATCAGTTGGACAGAGATGCAATGTCCATTAACCGGGCAAATCGAGCAAAGAAAGGTTGCTAAGTTTGGAGGATCACCAAAAACATAAAACCATTAccagaaaaaaaatattaaactttttttttaaattttactagAGTCAACATTTCAGTGGTATCCAGGTCGTTTATTTAAGGGTTCAAGTTGTCAAAATCTTTGTAAAAGGAAACGATATTGGGTTATCTTGGTTCTATGAAAGGATTCATTTTTTCTCTTATCCAAATTTATGAATGGTACAACAGTGTATTTTTATCCATGAAGCGATTAAACATGCCATGGATATTTTTTCAATGCATTCATTTCATTACGACGCCGTTTAGACTAATATTGTTTTGATTTTCATTTGTCCAAGACTAGGCAAGaggaaaaataacaataacagaGTGAAACTGTGAAATGGCTGGTACTGGTAGTGTTGTTGTGATGATTCAAGCCATACCTACGCATCTCCAATCAAAAGCAATTCTCTTAGATTTAACATGAAAGAAGTTCGATAAGTTCATAATAATCAGTAAATTAAAGTTGAAGCAGCAGCTTATTAGCTTAACATGAACTTTATAACAACATGATTTGGTTGAGAAACTGCAGTTTGAATGAAATGAAATGAAATATATTCTTCTTTAAAAGCTAAACATAATTACGTTGTCCGTTACATTTAGAAcacatttataaatatttttcattcattcaCATTAAACTGATAGCTACATTAATACCATAAAATAatgacattatattataaaaaattgatCCCTCCTCAGTAAGCTTCCTTGTTCAGCACTTTTTAATTAGGATAACTGAATAATCAGTTTTAAACTGTCCATTAATTTGCCAGGATCAGTTAGAAATACAAAGAGATGAAAATACTATCTATAAATTGTTGGGTTAGTAGGTAATATAACATACAATTTATAACTTCACTTGATTATGGCTCCAATTTACATGAACACCATGACAAAGCACTTTGCTTTGGCTCTTATTATTCTCAACCTTCTAGCTCTGTACTCCATCCCAAGCAGCGGGAACAGCAGTGAAGAGCTCCGCGGCCTTAGACTGAACACCATCGATAGCTGCTGGAGAAGGAACCCGCAATGGCGGCGAAACCGGCCCCAGCTCGCCACCTGCTCGGTTGGTTTTGCTGGAAAGATGAGCAGTGGCAACGCCGGAAGAGGTCTGAGGAGATACGTAGTCACAGACCCTAGCGATGACAACCCTTTGAGTCCAAAACCTGGGACgcttagatatggagctaccatggTAAAGGGCAAAGTTTGGATCACATTCCAAAGGGACATGCGCATCACTCTCCAAAAACCACTTCTCATCAGTAGCTCCACCGCCATTGATGGCCGAGGCGTGAGCGTTCACGTTGCTGGAAATGCATGCTTGGTGGTGCTTCAGGCGAGCAACGTGATAATCCATGGGCTCCATATACACCACTGTCGAGCCCAGGGTCCGAGCAGGGTGATGGGTCCGGAAGGAAAGGTGGTGTCGATGGGTCAGGCCGATGGGGATGCCATTAGATTAGTTGGTGCTAGAAAGGTATGGATTGACCATAACACTCTCTACCAGTGCCAAGATGGTCTCCTTGATGTGACTCGTGGCTCCACAGATGTGACCATCTCGAATAACTGGTTTAGAGACCAAGACAAGGTCATGCTTCTTGGTCATGATGATGGGTATTCGATGGACAAGAACATGAAAGTGACTGTCGTTTATAACCATTTTGGTCCAAACTGTAATCAGAGAATGCCAAGGTAACATAATAGTTTGTAAAAATGCTTTGATTTAGTTTTGAGTTGTAGCTGTAGCCCATTTCAGATCAGATAGACTTTTAACATCTCATGATGCCAGGATTCGACATGGTTATGCACATGTGGCCAATAACTTGTTCAGAGGCTGGACTCAATATGCCATTGGAGGAAGCATGAGCCCTAGTGTGAAGAGTGAAGCAAATATCTTTATTGCACCCAAATCAGGGAACAAGGAGGTAACTCATAATAATGTctagttataatatatatgtgtatgtacaTGACTATTGTTTCTTTGATGTGTTTTTTTTTACAGGTGACTTGGAGAATGGACACAGTTGGGAAcaagaattcatggaagttttacTCAGTGGGAGATGTGTTTGAGAATGGGGCTACTTTTACAGGAACAGGGTTCAGGGGAGCAAACCCAAACTATAATCCTCAACAGAATTTTAAGGTTGCAAATGCCAAATTTGTGAGATCCTTAACTAGTTCAGCTGGTGTTCTTCGCTGCACTAAAAGATCTAAATGTTGAGTGAACCAACCAAAAAATatgttaaatatatattatgatacatacatacatacatagatATCATTATATATAGGCGTGTGACACATGAGCTATTCTGAGACAGAGTAGTATAATGAAAATGTACTAGTCATAGGTATATGTTCTCTACTCTACTCTATATCATAAAGTAAATAAAATAGCTCTTTAAAATAGTTATGTACTTAGAAAACGATGAAAATATTTGACATAGAAATGTTGGTGTTTGAATTGGTTTAAGTGCTTGGAACATTGTAGTTTTAATGACTTttcataattaaaaaaagaaCTGTAATTGGATGATATTGATGTCAATACAACAAGATAAAGAATACAAATTCAATCAATGATTTTGGCAATACAATTATATATTCTACTTTCAAAGATGCACTTACCGAATTTGACTGCTAATGTACCAACTCTAATAAGCTAAGCAGTCCTAATGATCAtctactctattttttttttaaatgcattaacaaaatttattttctttattttaaattacatcAAACATCAAACATCAAACATCAAACATCaatttctttatttcttctttatatttttttctacatcatttaaatattattatttttatttattaaaatactaaaaaaaaaaagaaacaaaataaaatataattaataaaaaagaaaaaataatacaatatttttaactcaataaataataatttctacatgtagaataataataatattcattaaggtaaaaaaaaatgtaaatacaTTTGACTCAACCATTGAaagtttattttcatcattttttttccatattttagAAAAGGGATATTTACGGCATAAATACCCAATGTTTTACACTTGTCACAAATAAAtacctaattttttatttttacggcAAAAATACCTAATTTTCAATATATGTTGAAGATAAATACCTAATCTTTTTCATTTGCGGCAAAAATACTCAAAgttgttaaaatattatttttatcagTACCTCCTTTGTTGAAGTTGTTGACTGTTGACTCACCAGATATGTAACACTCCGTAATTTGGATATTTTTGTCctcaaaatatgaattttttaaatttaaattaatttaaaatgtctttttaatttatttttctaatttaaaatatatttttttaaaatatcatgaaATTGACTGATTACAGAAAGACAAATGTCTGTTTAGTCAACATATTTAACAGCTTTAACAAATGAAATACTTACAAAAGTAATGTTTTAGCAACTATATGTATTTTTGTGGCAAAGAAAAACAGATTATatatttatctttaacatatattgaatATTGGATATTTTTACCGtaaaaaaattaggtatttaagtgtaaTAAATGTGAAACATTAGGGATTTATGTAGGAAATATCTCTTTAGAAAATTATCTAGTTTACTTATCCATATTGGCTGGGCTGGGCTGTTACGTTCTAAACAATAGGGAAAATTACACACATCACTGCATGtggcaaaaaaatttgaaatatacgGTATGTTATATTTATACGGTTCCATATTTTAAATATACGGTATTTTTTTATTTGTGGCATACGGCAGTGTAAGAGGTGGTTAGTGGGTGTGGTACCTATATCCTATTAATACATAATTTTGAACTAACATATATACACATGCTTTTTTTCACCGTATCTATAtcctattaat contains the following coding sequences:
- the LOC133790652 gene encoding probable pectate lyase 4; this encodes MAPIYMNTMTKHFALALIILNLLALYSIPSSGNSSEELRGLRLNTIDSCWRRNPQWRRNRPQLATCSVGFAGKMSSGNAGRGLRRYVVTDPSDDNPLSPKPGTLRYGATMVKGKVWITFQRDMRITLQKPLLISSSTAIDGRGVSVHVAGNACLVVLQASNVIIHGLHIHHCRAQGPSRVMGPEGKVVSMGQADGDAIRLVGARKVWIDHNTLYQCQDGLLDVTRGSTDVTISNNWFRDQDKVMLLGHDDGYSMDKNMKVTVVYNHFGPNCNQRMPRIRHGYAHVANNLFRGWTQYAIGGSMSPSVKSEANIFIAPKSGNKEVTWRMDTVGNKNSWKFYSVGDVFENGATFTGTGFRGANPNYNPQQNFKVANAKFVRSLTSSAGVLRCTKRSKC
- the LOC133789457 gene encoding vesicle-associated membrane protein 711-like, with translation MAILFALVARGSVVLAEFSATSTNASTIARQILEKIPAGDNDSNASYSQDRYIFHIRRTDGLTVLCTADEGAGRRIPFAFLEDIHQRFVRTYGRAVHSAQAYAMNDEFSRVLSQQIEYYSGDPNADRINRLKGEMGEVRNVMIENIDKVLERGDRLALLVDKTANIHGNAFRFRKQARRFRNREWWRNVKLTVALVVLLPVIVYVVMGFVCHGVTLPSCF
- the LOC133790651 gene encoding uncharacterized protein LOC133790651, coding for MQEEDVDMVTPGEVLGKASDFKAGRGAYVSPHNHTIYASLTGLRLIQYPPSDAPDQRPTIEVTGHKAHGVVPEPGSIVIGRVTRVMARMASLDIMCVGTKSVPEKFSGIIRQQDVRATEIDKVDMHASYRVGDIVRAIVLSLGDARAYHLSTAKNELGVVSADSAAGATMVPISWTEMQCPLTGQIEQRKVAKFGGSPKT